A genomic window from Vagococcus sp. CY52-2 includes:
- a CDS encoding DUF1827 family protein: MKLIDVTNSYATLVSKQLENTDARFVSVYSLGKTLVIHSTADTHIDVVLVNKTRDIKDLELNAVLEELLHTTVDNPELEIIRTHGVIEVEIPVKPKKTKKIS; this comes from the coding sequence ATGAAATTGATTGACGTTACAAATAGTTATGCTACTTTGGTTTCTAAACAATTGGAAAACACAGATGCTAGATTTGTCAGTGTCTATTCATTAGGTAAAACATTAGTGATTCACAGTACAGCAGACACTCATATCGATGTTGTTTTAGTGAATAAGACACGTGATATTAAAGATTTAGAACTAAATGCTGTATTAGAAGAACTATTACATACCACAGTGGATAATCCAGAGTTAGAAATCATTCGAACACACGGTGTTATAGAAGTTGAAATTCCTGTCAAACCGAAAAAAACAAAAAAAATTAGTTAA
- a CDS encoding ATP-dependent Clp protease ATP-binding subunit — MICKNCKKNDATIHLHASVNGEKQQIDLCQQCYRDLKSQEDQMNREKFAQDPYGFGQLNDFFKQLAQQSMKQPQQPTIQAQQGGGGGNSSILVEYGENLTQLARDGKIDPVIGRDAEIKRVIEILNRRTKNNPVLIGEPGVGKTAVVEGLALSIINGDVPQKLENKEVIRLDVVSLVQGTGVRGQFEERMKQLITELKEQKNVILFIDEIHEIVGAGSVSDGSMDAGNILKPALARGELQLVGATTFNEYRIIEKDAALERRLQPVKVDEPTIEETIHILKGIQEKYENYHHVKYTDEAIEGAVHLSSRFIQDRHLPDKAIDLLDETGSKKNLTIPSIDPKILNSRIARAEANKQIASEEEDFEKAAYYRDQIKKLEDLKIHQVSEDSMPTVTINDMEETVETMTGIPVGKLKETEQQQMKHLASDLKKHVIGQDDAIDKVSRAIRRNRIGLGNKNRPIGSFLFVGPTGVGKTELAKQLATELFGHESNMVRFDMSEYMEKHSVSKLIGSPPGYVGYNEAGQLTERVRRNPYSLILLDEVEKAHPDVLHLFLQILEDGRLTDAKGRTVSFKDTLIIMTSNAGTQHVEASVGFGAIKEGTTQSVLNQLTHYFKPEFLNRFDGIIEFKPLSKENLLSIVSLMLDEINIKLQEQGIHIDTTEETKEKLVELGYDQAMGARPLRRTIQEYIEDGIADCYLDNPSAKRLSADLVDDTITITEQMN; from the coding sequence ATGATATGTAAAAACTGTAAAAAAAATGATGCAACCATTCACTTACACGCATCAGTTAATGGAGAGAAACAACAAATAGATTTATGTCAACAATGTTATCGTGATTTAAAATCTCAAGAAGATCAAATGAATCGAGAAAAATTTGCTCAAGACCCTTATGGTTTTGGTCAATTAAATGATTTTTTCAAACAGTTGGCCCAACAATCAATGAAACAACCACAACAACCAACTATTCAAGCTCAACAAGGCGGTGGTGGTGGAAATTCTTCTATCCTGGTAGAATACGGGGAAAACCTAACACAACTTGCTCGTGATGGAAAAATTGATCCTGTTATTGGTCGCGATGCTGAAATAAAACGTGTGATAGAAATATTAAATAGACGAACTAAAAACAATCCAGTACTTATTGGTGAACCTGGTGTTGGTAAAACCGCGGTCGTTGAAGGGTTAGCGTTAAGTATTATTAATGGTGATGTCCCACAAAAACTAGAAAATAAAGAAGTCATTCGTCTTGATGTCGTGTCACTTGTTCAAGGAACAGGTGTTAGAGGCCAGTTTGAAGAACGGATGAAACAACTGATTACTGAACTAAAAGAACAAAAGAATGTCATTTTATTTATTGATGAAATCCATGAAATCGTTGGAGCAGGATCAGTTAGTGATGGTTCAATGGACGCTGGAAATATCTTAAAACCTGCTTTAGCTAGAGGTGAATTACAATTAGTTGGCGCAACAACATTCAATGAATATCGAATCATCGAAAAAGATGCAGCACTTGAACGACGTTTACAACCTGTAAAAGTGGATGAACCTACTATTGAAGAAACCATTCATATTTTAAAAGGGATCCAAGAAAAATATGAAAATTACCATCATGTGAAATACACAGATGAAGCCATCGAGGGGGCTGTACACTTGTCTAGTCGTTTTATACAAGACAGACATTTACCTGATAAAGCTATCGACTTACTAGATGAAACAGGTTCTAAGAAAAATTTAACTATTCCTTCTATTGATCCCAAAATTTTAAATTCTAGAATTGCACGGGCTGAAGCTAATAAACAAATTGCTTCAGAAGAAGAAGATTTTGAAAAAGCGGCTTATTACCGTGATCAAATCAAAAAATTGGAAGACTTGAAAATTCATCAAGTATCTGAAGACAGTATGCCTACTGTGACAATAAATGATATGGAAGAAACCGTGGAAACCATGACAGGAATTCCGGTTGGTAAATTAAAAGAAACAGAGCAACAACAAATGAAACATTTAGCAAGTGATTTGAAAAAACATGTCATTGGGCAAGATGATGCCATTGATAAAGTATCACGTGCCATTAGACGAAATCGAATTGGTTTAGGAAATAAAAATCGTCCAATTGGCTCATTTCTTTTTGTTGGACCGACTGGTGTTGGTAAAACTGAACTAGCAAAACAACTAGCGACAGAGTTATTTGGGCATGAATCTAACATGGTTCGTTTTGATATGAGTGAATACATGGAAAAACATAGCGTGTCTAAATTAATTGGCTCACCACCTGGCTATGTTGGGTACAACGAAGCAGGTCAATTAACTGAAAGAGTGAGAAGAAATCCGTATAGTTTAATTCTATTAGATGAAGTCGAAAAAGCTCATCCAGATGTTTTACATCTATTCCTTCAAATTCTTGAAGATGGACGATTGACAGATGCGAAAGGAAGAACTGTCAGTTTTAAAGATACTTTGATAATCATGACAAGCAATGCTGGAACACAACATGTTGAAGCAAGTGTTGGATTTGGTGCTATCAAAGAAGGGACGACTCAATCAGTTCTAAATCAATTAACCCATTACTTTAAGCCAGAATTTCTAAACCGATTTGATGGAATTATCGAATTTAAACCATTGAGTAAAGAAAATCTGTTGTCTATTGTGTCATTAATGCTTGATGAGATAAACATAAAATTACAAGAACAAGGTATTCATATTGATACGACTGAAGAAACAAAAGAAAAATTAGTTGAACTTGGTTATGATCAGGCTATGGGTGCAAGACCTCTTAGACGTACCATTCAAGAATATATTGAAGATGGGATTGCTGATTGTTATTTAGATAACCCTTCTGCAAAAAGATTATCTGCTGATTTAGTAGATGATACTATTACAATAACTGAACAAATGAATTAA
- the wecB gene encoding non-hydrolyzing UDP-N-acetylglucosamine 2-epimerase, translated as MLVFGTRPEAIKMCPLVNELEKQDEFETVVCVTGQHREMLDQVLSVFHVVPKYDLDIMKSQQDLFDVTTNILEKIKPILIKETPDMVLVHGDTSTSYASALAAFYLQIPVGHVEAGLRTHNISSPFPEEFNRQSISLMSSLDFAPTNQAKETLLNEGKKEDTVFVTGNTAIDALKTTVKNEYTSEILEWVGDSRLIVLTAHRRENQGKPMKEMFQAVKRVVDTHEDVKVVYPIHMNPSIQTLAKEVFGQTNRVKLIPPMDVIDFHNLLAKSYLIITDSGGIQEEAPSLGKPVLVMRDTTERPEGIKAGTLKLVGTKEDIIYEALDNLLTNEATYLEMSTASNPYGDGTASQQIATILKKKL; from the coding sequence ATGTTAGTATTTGGGACACGCCCAGAAGCCATAAAGATGTGCCCACTTGTTAACGAATTAGAAAAACAGGATGAATTTGAAACGGTCGTCTGTGTGACAGGACAACATAGGGAAATGCTGGATCAAGTATTGAGTGTGTTTCATGTAGTACCCAAATATGACTTGGATATTATGAAATCACAACAAGATCTATTTGATGTCACGACAAATATTTTAGAAAAAATCAAACCTATTTTAATAAAAGAAACACCTGATATGGTACTGGTTCATGGTGATACGAGTACGTCTTATGCATCAGCTTTAGCTGCGTTTTATCTTCAAATACCAGTAGGGCATGTTGAAGCAGGCCTGCGTACGCATAATATTTCGTCACCATTTCCTGAAGAATTTAACAGGCAGTCAATTAGTTTGATGTCATCACTTGATTTTGCGCCAACTAATCAAGCAAAAGAAACCTTGCTTAATGAAGGAAAAAAAGAAGACACAGTATTTGTCACAGGCAATACAGCGATTGATGCGCTAAAAACAACGGTTAAAAATGAATACACTAGTGAGATATTAGAGTGGGTAGGAGATAGCCGACTAATTGTATTAACAGCTCATAGACGAGAAAACCAAGGAAAACCGATGAAAGAAATGTTTCAAGCTGTCAAACGAGTGGTAGATACACATGAAGACGTTAAAGTAGTGTACCCGATTCATATGAATCCTTCCATTCAGACACTTGCCAAAGAAGTATTCGGTCAGACGAATCGAGTTAAATTAATTCCACCAATGGATGTGATAGATTTCCATAACTTACTTGCTAAAAGTTATTTGATTATAACCGATAGTGGTGGAATACAAGAAGAAGCCCCTTCGCTTGGTAAACCTGTGTTAGTCATGCGTGACACAACAGAAAGACCTGAGGGAATAAAAGCAGGGACATTAAAACTAGTTGGAACAAAAGAAGACATCATTTATGAAGCACTAGACAACTTACTAACAAATGAAGCGACGTATCTTGAGATGTCGACTGCTAGTAATCCCTATGGTGATGGGACAGCTTCACAACAAATTGCGACTATTTTAAAGAAGAAACTATAA
- a CDS encoding sigma-70 family RNA polymerase sigma factor: protein MTDEEYLTSLLNKDEEALSQLMDTYTKLLWAVGSKYLNHQQGMEIQDIDELVSDVFIRLWKNPKGFDPSKGTLKTYLCMMTRSMALNKLKQVAKDVTVELDDSITATLTKEENNMDWQAFYQAVMTLEEPMREIIIKRYFYEMKPKDIQEKTGYDSKLIDNKLYQGKKQLQKQFKELGGELG from the coding sequence ATGACAGATGAAGAGTACTTGACTAGCTTGCTTAATAAAGATGAAGAAGCATTGAGTCAATTGATGGATACATACACGAAGCTATTGTGGGCAGTTGGTTCAAAATATTTAAATCATCAGCAAGGCATGGAGATTCAAGATATTGATGAGTTAGTCAGTGATGTGTTTATTAGACTATGGAAAAATCCAAAGGGGTTTGATCCAAGCAAAGGCACACTAAAAACGTATCTATGCATGATGACGCGAAGTATGGCATTAAATAAGCTTAAACAAGTAGCCAAAGATGTGACTGTAGAGCTCGATGATAGTATCACAGCGACATTGACAAAAGAAGAAAATAACATGGATTGGCAAGCTTTTTATCAAGCGGTTATGACACTTGAAGAACCCATGAGAGAAATTATTATTAAACGTTATTTCTATGAAATGAAACCAAAAGACATTCAAGAAAAGACAGGTTATGACTCAAAATTAATTGATAATAAATTGTATCAAGGTAAGAAACAATTACAAAAACAGTTTAAAGAATTAGGAGGAGAATTGGGATGA